A region of Selenomonadales bacterium 4137-cl DNA encodes the following proteins:
- a CDS encoding L,D-transpeptidase family protein, producing the protein MPLALLRVSALTALFVFAVLAPAAAGLNPDLASPSIVLNLPSRTLEFYAGGELVKTYPVAIGKPSTPSPLGNFAIFEKEVDPWWFPPRTGEVVPSGPHNPLGYRWMGFAPMYGIHGTNAPWAIGLAVSNGCIRMREADVEELYEVVPCGTPVRVTYDRFKLRVEGTGEVSLGVYPDIYGRRELTAGEVSDALAARGLGGLLTDGELAAMIAEEADRQVVFARVHNVRVNGRMLAERAVTLKGVMYVPLLAVAGALEAKVSWDGANGMARGAKRAVPVAVIGDKVYVAANDAQALFGGQQVFREEENVLAVDVVSLFLNGRPLAGDVQVVEGVLAVPVTAVAEAVGQKVARGADGSLSVRGTKVPASLVGGEAYIQLTKVYDVFRAYVYWNQEARSIELTYPFIERGGND; encoded by the coding sequence ATGCCCTTGGCTTTGTTGCGTGTATCAGCGCTGACGGCGCTGTTCGTTTTCGCCGTCCTGGCGCCGGCGGCCGCCGGGCTTAACCCCGATCTTGCGTCGCCGAGCATCGTGCTCAATCTGCCTAGCCGGACGCTGGAGTTTTACGCGGGCGGAGAGCTGGTAAAGACGTACCCGGTCGCCATCGGGAAACCGTCGACGCCATCGCCGCTCGGCAACTTCGCGATTTTCGAGAAGGAGGTGGATCCATGGTGGTTTCCTCCCCGCACGGGGGAGGTGGTTCCTTCGGGACCTCATAATCCGCTGGGCTACCGCTGGATGGGTTTCGCGCCTATGTACGGCATCCACGGCACCAACGCCCCTTGGGCGATCGGCCTGGCCGTGTCGAACGGGTGCATCCGGATGCGCGAGGCGGATGTGGAGGAGCTTTACGAGGTGGTGCCCTGCGGGACGCCGGTGAGGGTGACCTACGACCGGTTCAAGCTTCGGGTGGAAGGGACCGGGGAGGTTTCGCTGGGGGTTTATCCCGATATTTACGGTCGGCGCGAGCTGACGGCGGGCGAGGTGAGCGACGCGCTGGCGGCCCGCGGACTTGGCGGCCTGCTGACGGACGGCGAACTGGCAGCGATGATCGCCGAGGAGGCCGACCGCCAGGTGGTGTTCGCCCGCGTCCACAATGTGCGGGTGAACGGCAGGATGCTGGCGGAGCGGGCGGTGACGCTGAAGGGTGTTATGTATGTGCCGCTGTTGGCGGTGGCGGGCGCCCTGGAAGCAAAGGTGTCCTGGGACGGAGCCAACGGTATGGCGCGGGGAGCGAAGAGGGCCGTGCCGGTGGCTGTTATCGGCGACAAGGTTTACGTTGCGGCGAACGACGCCCAGGCGCTGTTCGGGGGGCAGCAGGTTTTCCGCGAGGAGGAGAACGTGCTGGCGGTAGATGTGGTGAGCTTGTTCCTGAACGGCCGGCCGCTGGCGGGCGACGTGCAGGTGGTGGAGGGCGTGCTGGCGGTGCCGGTGACGGCGGTGGCGGAGGCTGTCGGCCAGAAGGTGGCGCGGGGAGCCGACGGGTCGCTGAGCGTCCGGGGAACGAAGGTGCCGGCGTCGCTGGTAGGAGGGGAGGCGTACATCCAGCTTACTAAGGTTTACGACGTTTTCCGGGCGTACGTGTATTGGAATCAGGAGGCCAGGAGCATAGAATTAACATATCCGTTTATCGAAAGGGGCGGGAACGATTAG
- the polA gene encoding DNA polymerase I: MPGKFVIIDGSSLVHRAFYALPLLATAAGQYTNAAYGFTTMLVKLLADVKPDAVAVAFDKGRVTFRNEQYAEYKAQRKATPTELAEQFPLVRELLAAMGIAVLEEAGFEADDIIGTLACRAATGGYEVIIVTGDRDALQLIGPATKVMLTRKGISEMALFDHEALYAQYGVTPEQVVDLKGLMGDTSDNIPGVPGVGEKTATKLIAEFGSVENVLANIDKVPGAKLQEKLRDNAELAVLSKKLATIECNMPLPDAPEDYTPAPDAAKVRELFTKFEFKSLLAKLDTIIPGAGPAQAAAPAAPPAAQVADKPSMVAELVAAVRREGLLRCHAVTSGQVPAVAFAGLGVAAGDRAVFVPAGTEGWDEVLALLADGNVGKITYDGKTLTSACLAAGKPLAGLAFDVFLAAYLLDPTASDYPLTGLSERYLGKAAAWPEKEWRSHPDYAAWAATAAGELKPVLDGLLKETAADRLYYDIELPLVEVLAVMEQTGIRVDTDGLATMAGEIGRKVDSLLADIYRIAGEEFNVNSTKQLGVILFEKLKLPVQKKTKTGYSTDAEVLEKLAGEHPLIDKLLEYRILTKLKSTYLDGMAALVNPASGRVHTSFNQTVTATGRLSSSDPNLQNIPVRTDAGRKIRELFVPDAGYDVLLSADYSQIELRILAHMSGDAGLIEAFRVGKDIHTATAAEVFGVSEAEVTPLMRSRAKAVNFGIVYGISDYGLSQGLGVSRKEAGEYIDSYFARYPGVKRYIDAMIEDAREKGYVTTLFGRRRYLPEIHSTNFNQRSFAERTAMNTPIQGTAADVIKKAMVEVSGRLRDAAMKSRVLLQVHDELVLEVASAERDKVAEIVREAMEGTVDLSVPLTTDVKYGKNWAEAK; encoded by the coding sequence ATGCCCGGTAAGTTTGTGATAATCGACGGCAGCAGCCTGGTGCACCGGGCGTTTTACGCGCTGCCGCTGCTGGCTACGGCGGCCGGACAGTATACGAACGCGGCGTACGGGTTCACGACGATGCTGGTGAAGCTGCTGGCGGACGTGAAGCCGGACGCGGTGGCGGTGGCGTTCGACAAGGGCCGGGTGACGTTCAGGAACGAGCAGTACGCCGAGTACAAGGCCCAGCGCAAGGCGACGCCGACCGAGCTGGCCGAGCAGTTCCCGCTGGTGCGCGAGCTGCTGGCGGCGATGGGGATCGCGGTGCTGGAGGAGGCGGGCTTCGAGGCGGACGATATCATCGGCACGCTGGCCTGCCGGGCGGCGACGGGCGGCTATGAGGTCATCATCGTGACCGGCGACCGCGACGCGTTGCAGTTGATCGGCCCGGCGACGAAGGTGATGCTGACCCGCAAGGGGATTTCGGAGATGGCGCTGTTTGACCACGAGGCGCTGTACGCCCAGTACGGGGTGACGCCAGAGCAGGTCGTCGACCTGAAGGGCCTGATGGGGGACACGTCGGATAATATCCCCGGGGTGCCGGGGGTGGGCGAGAAGACGGCCACGAAGCTGATCGCGGAGTTCGGGTCGGTGGAGAATGTGCTGGCGAATATCGACAAGGTACCGGGGGCGAAGCTGCAGGAGAAGCTGCGCGATAACGCCGAGCTGGCGGTGCTGTCGAAGAAGCTGGCGACGATCGAGTGCAATATGCCGCTGCCGGACGCGCCTGAGGATTATACGCCGGCTCCCGATGCGGCGAAGGTGCGGGAGCTGTTTACGAAGTTCGAGTTCAAGAGCCTGCTGGCGAAGCTTGACACGATAATCCCCGGGGCCGGACCGGCGCAGGCAGCGGCACCCGCCGCGCCGCCGGCGGCCCAGGTGGCGGACAAGCCGTCGATGGTTGCGGAGCTTGTGGCCGCCGTCCGCCGCGAGGGGCTGCTGCGCTGCCACGCGGTGACGAGCGGCCAGGTGCCGGCGGTGGCGTTCGCGGGCTTGGGCGTGGCCGCGGGGGACCGCGCGGTTTTCGTGCCGGCGGGAACGGAGGGCTGGGACGAGGTGCTGGCCCTGTTGGCCGACGGAAATGTGGGCAAGATAACGTATGACGGCAAGACACTGACGAGCGCCTGCCTGGCGGCCGGGAAGCCGCTGGCGGGGCTGGCGTTCGACGTTTTTCTGGCCGCGTACCTCCTTGATCCGACGGCGAGCGATTACCCGCTGACGGGGCTGTCGGAGCGGTACCTGGGGAAGGCGGCCGCCTGGCCGGAGAAGGAGTGGCGCAGCCACCCCGACTACGCGGCCTGGGCGGCTACGGCGGCGGGAGAGCTTAAGCCGGTGCTGGACGGGCTGCTTAAGGAGACGGCCGCGGACAGGCTGTATTACGATATCGAGCTGCCGCTGGTGGAGGTGCTGGCGGTGATGGAGCAGACCGGCATCAGGGTGGATACGGACGGTCTGGCGACGATGGCGGGCGAGATCGGCCGCAAGGTGGACAGCCTGCTGGCCGATATCTACCGGATCGCCGGCGAGGAGTTCAACGTGAATTCGACCAAGCAGCTCGGCGTTATTTTGTTCGAGAAGCTGAAGCTGCCAGTGCAGAAGAAGACGAAGACGGGGTATTCGACCGACGCCGAGGTGTTGGAGAAGCTGGCCGGCGAGCACCCGCTGATCGATAAGCTGCTGGAGTACCGGATATTGACGAAGCTGAAGTCCACTTATCTGGACGGGATGGCGGCGCTGGTGAATCCGGCGAGCGGCCGGGTGCACACGAGCTTCAACCAGACGGTGACGGCGACGGGCCGCCTGTCGAGCTCCGACCCCAATCTGCAGAATATCCCGGTGCGTACCGACGCGGGCCGCAAGATCCGCGAACTGTTCGTGCCGGATGCGGGCTATGACGTGCTGCTGTCAGCCGATTATTCGCAGATCGAGCTGAGGATTCTTGCCCATATGTCGGGCGACGCCGGGCTTATCGAGGCTTTCAGGGTCGGCAAGGATATCCATACGGCGACGGCGGCCGAGGTGTTCGGGGTGAGCGAGGCCGAGGTGACGCCGCTGATGCGTTCGCGGGCCAAGGCGGTGAATTTCGGCATCGTTTACGGCATCAGCGATTACGGCCTGTCGCAGGGGCTGGGCGTAAGCCGCAAGGAGGCGGGCGAGTATATCGACAGTTATTTCGCCCGTTATCCGGGGGTGAAGCGCTATATCGACGCGATGATAGAGGATGCCCGCGAGAAGGGATATGTGACGACGCTGTTCGGGCGGCGACGCTATCTGCCGGAGATCCACAGCACGAATTTCAACCAGCGGTCGTTCGCCGAGCGGACAGCGATGAACACGCCCATCCAGGGAACGGCGGCGGATGTGATCAAGAAGGCGATGGTGGAGGTTTCCGGCCGCCTGAGGGATGCCGCCATGAAGAGTCGCGTGCTGCTGCAGGTCCACGACGAGCTGGTGCTTGAGGTGGCGTCGGCGGAGCGGGATAAGGTGGCGGAAATCGTCCGCGAGGCGATGGAGGGCACGGTGGACTTGTCGGTGCCGTTGACGACCGACGTCAAGTACGGGAAAAACTGGGCGGAAGCCAAGTAG